A genomic segment from Bacillus cereus G9842 encodes:
- a CDS encoding methionine ABC transporter ATP-binding protein, producing the protein MILLENVKKIYKAKSGDVTAVDNANLKIEKGEIFGVIGYSGAGKSSLIRLFNQLEKPTSGQITIADRVISTITGSELRKARQEIGMIFQHFNLLWSRTVRENIEFPLEIAGVDKTKRRKRVDELIHLVGLEGRGDAYPSQLSGGQKQRVGIARALANNPQVLLCDEATSALDPETTDQILDLLLDINKRLGLTIVLITHEMHVIRKICNRVAVMERGKIVETGPVLDVFRNPKQDITKRFVQQLTDSEDTNETIESLIEKYPDGKVIRLQFIGEAVERPVLQRLMQRSDIEVSILQGNIAQTNNGSYGSLVVHLNGEETAIQQAIEGIHQDQVELEVIAHG; encoded by the coding sequence ATGATTCTATTAGAGAATGTAAAGAAAATATATAAAGCAAAAAGCGGTGATGTCACTGCTGTAGATAACGCCAATTTAAAAATAGAAAAAGGCGAAATATTTGGTGTTATCGGATATAGCGGCGCTGGGAAAAGTTCTTTAATCAGATTGTTTAATCAGTTAGAAAAACCGACTTCTGGCCAAATTACAATTGCGGATCGTGTTATATCAACAATTACAGGAAGTGAACTTCGTAAGGCAAGGCAAGAAATCGGAATGATTTTTCAACACTTCAACTTACTTTGGTCACGAACTGTACGTGAAAATATTGAGTTTCCACTTGAAATTGCAGGTGTTGATAAAACGAAGAGAAGAAAACGTGTTGATGAATTAATTCATCTTGTCGGATTAGAAGGAAGAGGAGACGCGTACCCATCTCAGCTGAGCGGGGGACAAAAACAACGCGTTGGGATTGCAAGAGCATTAGCTAACAACCCACAAGTACTTTTATGTGATGAAGCAACGTCGGCTCTTGATCCAGAAACGACAGATCAAATTTTGGATTTACTATTAGACATCAATAAGCGCCTTGGTTTAACAATTGTACTCATTACACATGAGATGCACGTAATTCGAAAGATTTGTAATCGAGTGGCGGTAATGGAGAGAGGAAAGATTGTAGAAACGGGTCCAGTACTTGATGTATTCCGTAATCCGAAGCAAGATATTACGAAACGATTTGTACAGCAGTTAACAGATTCTGAAGATACAAATGAAACGATTGAAAGTTTAATTGAAAAATATCCAGATGGAAAAGTAATTCGTTTGCAGTTTATTGGTGAGGCTGTAGAAAGACCAGTGCTTCAACGATTGATGCAACGCAGTGATATAGAAGTTAGCATTTTGCAAGGAAATATCGCACAAACGAATAACGGTTCTTACGGTAGTTTAGTTGTTCATTTAAATGGTGAGGAAACAGCGATCCAGCAAGCAATAGAAGGAATTCATCAAGATCAAGTAGAGCTGGAGGTGATTGCACATGGATAA
- the metQ gene encoding methionine ABC transporter substrate-binding lipoprotein MetQ has protein sequence MKKLLLTALISTSIFGLAACGGKDKDEKKLVVGASNVPHAEILEKAKPLLEKKGIELEVKKFQDYVLPNKSLADKDLDANYFQHIPYLEKEIKDKKYDFEVAGKIHLEPIGVYSQKYKSLKELPDGATIIMSNSVADHGRGLAILQKEGILKVKDGVDPVKATPKDIADNPKNLKFKTDIEPGLLPQVYNNKEGDAVLINSNYAIDAKLNPEKDAIAIEGNDSPYANIVAVRKGDKDKKEIKALVEVLHSKEIEDFINKEYKGAVVPVKE, from the coding sequence ATGAAAAAATTATTACTTACGGCACTTATTTCAACTTCAATTTTTGGCTTAGCTGCTTGTGGCGGGAAAGATAAAGATGAAAAGAAGCTTGTTGTTGGTGCTTCTAACGTACCGCACGCTGAAATTTTAGAAAAGGCAAAACCGTTACTTGAGAAAAAAGGAATTGAATTAGAAGTGAAAAAATTCCAAGATTACGTGTTGCCAAATAAATCGTTAGCGGATAAGGATTTAGATGCAAACTACTTCCAGCACATTCCGTATTTAGAAAAAGAAATTAAAGATAAAAAGTATGACTTTGAAGTAGCAGGGAAAATTCATTTAGAGCCAATTGGTGTATATTCTCAAAAATATAAGAGCTTAAAAGAACTTCCGGACGGAGCGACAATTATTATGAGTAATTCTGTTGCTGACCATGGACGTGGTTTAGCAATTTTACAAAAAGAAGGTATTTTAAAAGTTAAAGATGGGGTAGATCCAGTTAAAGCAACTCCAAAAGATATTGCAGATAATCCGAAAAATCTAAAATTCAAAACGGATATCGAGCCTGGTTTATTGCCACAAGTGTATAACAATAAAGAAGGCGACGCTGTTTTAATTAACTCTAACTATGCAATTGATGCAAAGTTAAATCCGGAAAAAGATGCAATTGCAATTGAAGGAAATGATTCACCGTACGCAAACATAGTAGCTGTTCGTAAAGGCGATAAAGATAAGAAAGAGATTAAAGCTCTTGTAGAAGTATTACATTCTAAAGAAATTGAAGACTTCATTAATAAAGAATATAAAGGGGCAGTTGTTCCTGTAAAAGAATAA
- the sufC gene encoding Fe-S cluster assembly ATPase SufC yields the protein MAGSTLTVKDLHVSIDGKEILKGVNLEVKGGEIHAIMGPNGTGKSTLSSAIMGHPKYEVTEGSIIIDGEDVLEMEVDERAQAGLFLAMQYPSEISGVTNADFLRSAINARREEGDEISLMKFIRTLDKNMEFLEMDPEMAQRYLNEGFSGGEKKRNEILQLMMIEPKIAILDEIDSGLDIDALKVVSKGINQMRGEEFGCLMITHYQRLLNYITPDFVHVMMNGRIVKSGGPELAQRLEAEGYDWIKKELGIEDETAEQEA from the coding sequence ATGGCTGGTTCTACATTAACGGTTAAAGACTTACACGTATCAATTGACGGCAAAGAAATTTTAAAGGGTGTAAACCTTGAAGTAAAAGGTGGAGAAATCCACGCAATTATGGGACCTAACGGAACAGGTAAATCAACTTTATCTTCTGCAATTATGGGTCACCCAAAGTATGAAGTAACAGAAGGTAGCATCATCATCGACGGTGAAGATGTATTAGAAATGGAAGTAGACGAGCGCGCACAAGCGGGTCTATTCCTAGCAATGCAATATCCAAGTGAAATTAGCGGAGTAACAAACGCTGACTTCTTACGTTCTGCAATTAACGCACGTCGTGAAGAAGGCGATGAAATTTCTCTTATGAAATTTATCCGTACATTAGATAAAAACATGGAATTCCTAGAAATGGATCCAGAAATGGCACAACGTTACTTAAACGAAGGTTTCTCTGGTGGAGAGAAAAAACGTAACGAAATTCTTCAATTAATGATGATTGAGCCAAAAATCGCAATCTTAGACGAAATCGACTCAGGTCTTGATATCGATGCATTAAAAGTTGTATCTAAAGGTATTAACCAAATGCGCGGCGAAGAGTTCGGTTGCCTAATGATTACGCATTACCAACGTTTATTAAACTACATCACTCCAGACTTCGTTCACGTTATGATGAACGGTCGTATTGTTAAATCTGGTGGCCCTGAGCTTGCACAACGTCTAGAAGCTGAAGGTTACGACTGGATTAAAAAAGAATTAGGTATTGAAGACGAAACAGCAGAGCAAGAAGCGTAA
- a CDS encoding bifunctional metallophosphatase/5'-nucleotidase, whose product MNINKETIIHLYHTNDIHSHFENWPQISRFVQGEKKRRQEAGETVLTVDIGDHVDRFHSISEATNGLGNTKLLNEALYDYVTIGNNEGITLAKEHLNRLYDEAGFEVLVANLFEKEGVRPEWAKPYKLHTTTDGITIAFIGLTVAYPEFYHMLDWHIEDPLIHLESILEEVRDEAHITVVLSHLGKSMDEYMAEHYDIDVILGAHTHHLFERGVLMNNTLLCCCEKWGRYVGHVQLTVDIETKKLLKKDGRAIKTERLGAYSEPLSTIEILQEESKHIMAEPVVHLKESLPVDWFHEAPFSHMLASALKTWCSAEVGMVNAGVLLEGLEEGVVTRGDIHRICPHPINPCALKVPGKILREVILKARKPNMENLEVKGFGFRGKVMGKMIYAGVEVIPDTIPGNKILLEDVLINGESLELDRIYTVGTIDMFTFGYLYPELSTLSSKQYYMPELLRDVLTDMLITYTSSVKL is encoded by the coding sequence CTGAATATAAATAAGGAAACAATCATCCACCTTTATCATACAAACGATATACATAGTCATTTTGAAAATTGGCCGCAAATTTCTCGGTTTGTACAGGGAGAGAAAAAGCGAAGACAGGAAGCGGGAGAGACCGTTTTGACGGTTGATATCGGCGATCATGTGGATCGTTTTCATAGTATTTCGGAAGCGACGAATGGACTTGGCAATACGAAGCTTTTAAATGAGGCGTTATATGATTATGTAACGATCGGAAATAATGAAGGAATTACGTTAGCGAAGGAGCATTTGAATCGTCTATATGATGAGGCTGGATTTGAAGTGCTTGTCGCGAATTTATTTGAAAAAGAAGGTGTACGTCCGGAGTGGGCAAAGCCTTATAAATTACATACAACGACAGATGGGATTACGATTGCCTTTATCGGGTTAACGGTAGCTTATCCAGAGTTCTATCATATGCTCGATTGGCATATTGAAGATCCGCTTATCCATTTAGAGTCTATTTTAGAAGAAGTGCGAGATGAGGCTCATATTACAGTTGTCCTTTCTCACCTTGGAAAAAGCATGGATGAGTATATGGCAGAGCATTATGATATAGATGTGATTTTAGGTGCGCATACGCATCATTTATTTGAGCGTGGTGTTCTTATGAATAATACGTTACTTTGTTGTTGTGAAAAGTGGGGGCGTTACGTTGGTCACGTACAGCTTACTGTGGATATAGAGACGAAGAAACTACTGAAAAAAGACGGTAGAGCAATTAAGACGGAACGGTTAGGGGCTTATAGCGAGCCGTTATCCACAATTGAAATACTGCAGGAAGAAAGTAAGCATATAATGGCAGAGCCTGTCGTTCATTTAAAAGAGTCATTACCGGTTGATTGGTTTCATGAGGCGCCGTTTTCTCATATGTTAGCAAGTGCGCTGAAAACATGGTGCAGTGCAGAAGTTGGAATGGTGAATGCTGGTGTACTTCTTGAAGGATTAGAAGAGGGTGTTGTAACGCGCGGAGATATTCACAGAATTTGTCCACATCCAATTAATCCGTGTGCTTTGAAAGTTCCAGGAAAGATATTAAGAGAAGTTATTTTGAAAGCACGTAAACCGAATATGGAAAACCTTGAGGTAAAAGGATTCGGATTTCGTGGAAAAGTGATGGGGAAAATGATTTACGCTGGTGTAGAAGTAATTCCAGATACGATTCCTGGGAATAAAATTTTATTAGAAGATGTATTGATTAACGGCGAATCGCTGGAGTTAGACCGTATATATACAGTAGGAACAATTGATATGTTTACGTTTGGATACTTATACCCAGAGCTATCCACACTTTCTAGCAAACAATATTATATGCCAGAACTACTTAGAGATGTGTTAACAGATATGTTAATAACTTATACATCTTCCGTTAAACTATAG
- the sufS gene encoding cysteine desulfurase SufS, whose product MNIHEIRKQFPILDQKVNGKQLVYFDSAATSQKPIQVIETLERYYKEYNSNVHRGVHTLGTKATDAYEGAREKVRKFINAKSMEEIIFTRGTTTALNTVAASYGLENVKEGDEIVISYMEHHSNIIPWQQVAKKTGATLKYLPLQPDGTISLEDVRQTVTPNTKIVSIMQVSNVLGTINPVKEIGAIAHENGAIMVVDGAQSTPHMKVDVQDLNCDFYALSAHKMCGPTGIGVLYGKKELLNNMEPIEFGGEMIDFVDLQESTWKELPWKFEAGTPIIGNAIGLGAAIDFLEEIGLDNIEKHEHELAQYALERLSEVDGVTIYGPKHRAGLVTFNIEDVHPHDVATVLDVEGIAVRAGHHCAQPLMKWLKASSTARASFYLYNTKEEIDTFVESLIKTKEYFTNVI is encoded by the coding sequence ATGAATATTCATGAAATACGCAAACAGTTTCCAATTCTTGATCAAAAAGTGAACGGCAAACAACTTGTATATTTCGATAGTGCAGCAACTTCTCAAAAACCAATTCAAGTCATTGAAACGTTAGAACGTTACTATAAAGAATATAATTCTAACGTGCATCGCGGTGTTCATACGCTCGGTACGAAAGCTACCGACGCGTATGAAGGTGCACGCGAGAAAGTTCGCAAGTTTATTAACGCGAAATCAATGGAAGAGATTATTTTCACGCGCGGAACGACAACTGCATTAAATACAGTAGCGGCTAGCTATGGTCTTGAAAATGTAAAAGAAGGCGATGAAATCGTTATTTCTTACATGGAGCACCATAGTAACATCATTCCGTGGCAACAAGTTGCGAAGAAAACTGGTGCAACTTTAAAATACCTTCCGCTTCAACCAGACGGTACAATTTCTTTAGAAGATGTTCGTCAAACAGTTACACCGAATACAAAAATCGTTTCTATTATGCAAGTTTCAAACGTGCTTGGAACGATTAACCCTGTAAAAGAAATCGGAGCGATCGCACACGAAAATGGCGCAATTATGGTCGTTGACGGTGCACAAAGTACACCTCACATGAAAGTAGATGTACAAGATTTAAACTGTGATTTCTACGCATTATCTGCTCATAAGATGTGCGGACCTACAGGCATCGGCGTATTATATGGTAAAAAAGAATTGCTGAACAATATGGAGCCAATTGAATTTGGCGGTGAAATGATTGATTTCGTAGATTTACAAGAATCTACTTGGAAAGAGCTTCCGTGGAAGTTTGAAGCAGGTACACCGATTATCGGTAATGCAATCGGACTTGGTGCGGCAATTGATTTCCTAGAAGAAATCGGTCTTGATAATATTGAAAAGCATGAACATGAATTAGCGCAATACGCTTTAGAAAGACTATCAGAAGTAGATGGCGTTACAATTTATGGTCCAAAGCATCGCGCTGGTCTTGTTACATTTAATATTGAAGACGTACATCCTCACGATGTAGCGACTGTATTAGATGTAGAAGGCATTGCAGTTCGCGCAGGACATCACTGTGCACAACCGCTTATGAAGTGGCTAAAAGCTTCTTCAACAGCACGTGCGAGCTTCTATTTATATAATACAAAAGAAGAAATTGATACATTTGTTGAATCGCTAATCAAGACAAAGGAGTATTTCACAAATGTCATTTAA
- a CDS encoding methionine ABC transporter permease, whose product MDKLLANVDWNQMLEATGETLYMTAIAALATFVLGLILGLLLFMTAKDNLWENKSINTVIGAFVNIFRSIPFIILIILLIPFTKILLGTILGASAALPALIIGAAPFYARMVEIALREIDKGVIEASKAMGAKTSTIILKVLIPESLPALVSGITVTTIALVGYTAMAGVVGAGGLGTLAYLEGFQRGNNDVTIVATICVLLVVFLIQWIGDSLTTRIDKR is encoded by the coding sequence ATGGATAAGTTACTCGCAAATGTTGATTGGAATCAAATGTTAGAAGCAACGGGTGAAACGTTATATATGACGGCAATCGCAGCTCTTGCGACATTTGTTTTAGGACTAATTTTAGGATTGTTACTCTTCATGACAGCGAAAGATAATTTATGGGAAAACAAATCAATTAATACGGTGATTGGAGCATTCGTAAATATATTCCGTTCTATACCGTTCATCATTTTAATTATTTTATTAATCCCATTCACAAAGATTCTTCTTGGAACAATTCTTGGAGCAAGTGCAGCGCTGCCGGCTTTAATTATTGGAGCGGCACCATTCTACGCGAGAATGGTTGAAATCGCACTTCGCGAAATTGATAAAGGTGTAATTGAAGCTTCAAAAGCAATGGGAGCAAAAACAAGCACAATTATTTTGAAAGTGTTAATTCCAGAATCGTTACCAGCATTAGTATCTGGTATTACGGTTACGACAATTGCTTTAGTAGGATATACAGCAATGGCGGGAGTTGTTGGTGCTGGTGGCCTTGGAACACTTGCTTACTTAGAAGGATTCCAAAGAGGAAATAACGATGTAACAATCGTTGCGACAATTTGTGTATTACTAGTTGTATTTTTAATTCAGTGGATTGGTGATAGTTTAACGACTCGAATAGATAAACGATAA
- the sufB gene encoding Fe-S cluster assembly protein SufB has protein sequence MAKQLPDIGDYKYGFKDKDVSIFRAGRGLTKEIVEEISRMKEEPQWMLDFRLKSLDKFYEMPMPQWGGDLNDLDFDEITYYVKPSEKSEKSWDEVPDEIKATFDKLGIPEAEQKYLAGVSAQYESEVVYHNMKEDLEALGIVFKDTDSALKENEDIFREHFGKVIPPTDNKFSALNSAVWSGGSFIYVPKGIKVDTPLQAYFRINSENMGQFERTLIIVDEGAHVHYVEGCTAPVYTTNSLHSAVVEIIIKKDAYCRYTTIQNWANNVYNLVTKRAVCEENATMEWIDGNIGSKLTMKYPAVILKGEGARGLTLSIAIAGKGQHQDAGAKMIHLAPNTSSTIVSKSIAKHGGKVTYRGIVHFGPKAKNSRSNIECDTLIMDNQSTSDTIPYNEIKNDYVSLEHEAKVSKVSEEQLFYLMSRGISEQEATEMIVMGFIEPFTRELPMEYAVEMNRLIKFEMEGSIG, from the coding sequence ATGGCGAAGCAACTGCCAGATATCGGCGATTACAAATATGGTTTCAAAGACAAAGACGTTTCGATTTTCCGTGCTGGACGCGGTTTAACAAAAGAGATCGTTGAAGAGATTTCACGTATGAAAGAAGAACCACAGTGGATGTTAGACTTCCGTTTAAAATCACTGGATAAGTTCTATGAAATGCCAATGCCACAATGGGGCGGCGACTTAAATGACTTAGATTTCGATGAAATTACGTACTACGTAAAACCATCTGAGAAATCTGAGAAGTCTTGGGATGAAGTACCTGATGAAATTAAAGCAACATTTGATAAATTAGGTATTCCAGAAGCTGAGCAAAAATATTTAGCTGGTGTATCTGCACAGTACGAATCTGAAGTTGTATACCACAACATGAAAGAAGACCTAGAAGCTCTAGGAATCGTCTTCAAAGATACAGATAGCGCATTAAAAGAGAACGAAGATATTTTCCGTGAGCATTTCGGAAAAGTAATCCCACCAACAGACAACAAATTCTCTGCATTAAACTCTGCAGTTTGGTCTGGTGGATCATTCATCTACGTTCCAAAAGGTATTAAAGTTGATACACCACTTCAAGCGTATTTCCGTATTAACTCTGAAAATATGGGACAATTCGAGCGTACGCTTATCATCGTAGACGAAGGTGCACACGTACACTACGTAGAAGGTTGTACAGCACCTGTTTACACTACTAACTCACTTCACAGTGCGGTAGTAGAAATCATCATTAAAAAAGATGCGTATTGCCGTTATACAACAATCCAAAACTGGGCGAACAACGTATACAACCTAGTTACAAAACGTGCGGTTTGTGAAGAAAACGCGACGATGGAATGGATTGATGGTAACATCGGATCTAAATTAACGATGAAATACCCAGCAGTTATCTTAAAAGGCGAAGGCGCTCGTGGTTTAACATTATCAATCGCGATTGCTGGTAAAGGCCAACACCAAGATGCTGGTGCGAAAATGATTCACTTAGCACCAAACACGTCTTCAACAATCGTTTCTAAATCGATTGCGAAGCATGGTGGTAAAGTAACTTACCGTGGTATCGTACACTTCGGACCAAAAGCGAAAAACTCTCGCTCTAACATCGAGTGTGACACGTTAATCATGGATAACCAATCTACATCTGATACAATTCCTTACAACGAAATCAAAAACGATTACGTTTCACTTGAGCACGAAGCGAAAGTATCGAAAGTATCAGAAGAACAATTATTCTACCTAATGAGCCGCGGTATTTCTGAGCAAGAAGCTACAGAAATGATCGTAATGGGCTTCATCGAGCCATTCACTCGCGAACTTCCAATGGAATACGCAGTTGAAATGAACCGCCTGATCAAGTTTGAGATGGAAGGTTCTATTGGTTAA
- the metQ gene encoding methionine ABC transporter substrate-binding lipoprotein MetQ, translated as MRKILLSVVTALSVFTLAACGGKEENKLVVGASNVPHAVILEKAQPILEKKGIKLEIKKFQDYVLPNKALADKEIDANYFQHIPYLDKEIQEKGYKIVNAGKIHLEPMGIYSKKYKSLKELPDGGTVIMSNNVAERGRMLALLQKGGVIKLKDGVDVVKATVKDVVENPKNLKFKTDVEPGLSPKLYENNEGDALFINSNYAIDAKLNPTKDAIAIEGSDSPYANIIAVRKGDEKKKEIKELVEVLHSKEIQDFINKEYKGAVLPISE; from the coding sequence ATGAGAAAGATTCTATTGTCAGTTGTTACAGCGCTGTCTGTATTTACATTAGCTGCTTGCGGAGGGAAAGAAGAGAATAAGCTTGTTGTTGGAGCTTCTAACGTGCCGCACGCTGTTATTTTGGAGAAAGCACAGCCAATCTTAGAGAAAAAAGGCATTAAGTTAGAGATTAAAAAGTTCCAGGATTATGTACTGCCAAATAAAGCGTTAGCGGATAAGGAAATTGATGCGAACTACTTCCAACACATTCCTTACTTAGATAAAGAAATTCAAGAAAAGGGATATAAAATTGTAAACGCAGGAAAAATCCATTTAGAGCCAATGGGGATTTATTCTAAGAAATATAAAAGTTTAAAAGAATTGCCAGATGGCGGAACAGTTATTATGAGTAATAACGTAGCGGAGCGTGGCCGTATGCTCGCATTGTTACAAAAAGGCGGCGTTATTAAATTAAAAGACGGTGTAGATGTTGTTAAAGCGACAGTAAAAGATGTTGTAGAAAATCCGAAAAACTTAAAGTTTAAAACAGATGTAGAGCCTGGATTGTCACCAAAGCTGTATGAAAATAATGAGGGAGATGCTTTATTTATTAATTCGAACTATGCAATTGATGCAAAATTAAATCCAACGAAGGATGCAATTGCGATTGAAGGATCAGACTCTCCGTATGCAAACATCATTGCAGTTCGTAAAGGTGACGAGAAGAAAAAAGAAATTAAAGAATTAGTAGAAGTATTGCATTCAAAAGAAATTCAAGACTTTATTAATAAAGAATATAAAGGTGCTGTACTTCCGATAAGTGAATAA
- the sufD gene encoding Fe-S cluster assembly protein SufD: MTIGTLPFDQETIRQRASEVNEAAWLTEFRLQALAQATELPMPTPDKTKIEKWDFIGKGDAAKQEPVSSLTELPEAVKNLIDENNSVLVQRTGTTAFVSLADEAKEKGVIFTDIVTAATEHAELLQKYLMKDGVKVDEHRLTALHAALINGGAFVYVPKNVVLETPLQAVFLVDGEEANVYNHVLFVADANSTATYVENYVANENAKGIANIVAEVIVEQGAQVKFGAVDLLAKDVTTYVNRRGVVGRDGRIDWALGLMNDGNTISENVTNLMGDGSYADTKTVTIGRGNQTQNFTTKVVHFGKHSEGWILKHGVQKDSATSIFNGIGKIEHGASKSNAQQSSRVLMLDEKARGDANPILLIDEDDVMAGHAASVGRVDPYQLYYLMSRGIPKREAERLVIHGFLAPVVNELPIEGVKAQLVEVIERKVR; the protein is encoded by the coding sequence ATGACAATCGGTACATTACCTTTCGATCAAGAAACAATCCGTCAGCGCGCAAGCGAAGTAAACGAAGCTGCTTGGTTGACTGAGTTCCGCTTACAAGCTCTTGCACAAGCAACAGAACTTCCAATGCCAACGCCTGATAAAACGAAAATTGAAAAATGGGACTTTATCGGAAAAGGCGACGCTGCTAAGCAAGAGCCTGTAAGTTCTTTAACAGAGCTTCCAGAAGCAGTGAAAAACTTAATCGATGAAAATAACAGTGTATTAGTACAACGTACTGGTACAACTGCGTTCGTTTCTTTAGCAGACGAAGCAAAAGAAAAAGGTGTTATTTTTACAGACATCGTAACAGCTGCAACAGAGCATGCTGAACTATTACAAAAGTATTTAATGAAAGACGGCGTGAAGGTAGACGAGCATCGTTTAACTGCACTTCATGCTGCATTAATCAACGGCGGTGCATTCGTATATGTTCCGAAAAACGTTGTTCTTGAAACTCCACTTCAAGCTGTATTCTTAGTAGACGGCGAAGAAGCTAACGTATATAACCATGTATTATTCGTAGCTGATGCGAACAGTACTGCAACTTATGTAGAAAACTATGTTGCAAATGAAAATGCTAAAGGTATTGCAAATATCGTAGCAGAAGTAATCGTGGAACAAGGCGCACAAGTTAAATTTGGTGCGGTTGATCTATTAGCAAAAGACGTAACAACTTACGTTAACCGCCGCGGTGTTGTTGGACGCGACGGCCGCATTGATTGGGCTCTAGGCCTTATGAATGACGGAAATACAATTTCCGAGAACGTTACAAACTTAATGGGCGACGGTTCATATGCTGATACGAAAACAGTAACAATTGGCCGTGGTAACCAAACACAAAACTTTACAACTAAAGTTGTTCACTTCGGTAAACACTCTGAAGGTTGGATTTTAAAACACGGTGTACAAAAAGATAGTGCAACATCTATCTTTAACGGAATTGGTAAGATTGAACACGGTGCATCTAAATCAAACGCACAACAATCTTCTCGCGTTCTTATGTTAGATGAGAAAGCACGCGGTGATGCAAACCCAATTCTTTTAATCGACGAAGATGATGTAATGGCAGGTCACGCAGCTTCAGTAGGCCGCGTAGATCCGTACCAATTATACTACTTGATGAGCCGTGGTATTCCAAAACGCGAAGCAGAACGTTTAGTCATCCATGGATTCTTAGCACCTGTAGTAAATGAGCTTCCAATTGAAGGAGTAAAAGCACAGCTTGTTGAGGTAATTGAAAGGAAAGTTCGCTAA
- a CDS encoding thioredoxin family protein, with protein sequence MIEVIDWTGAEATSLIENEEKTVLYVYTPMCGTCQLAKKMLTVVEMTIEELKIGMLDLNYAPHLAKEYGIESVPCLLVFENGTLMKKIYAFHSVEYLYTELK encoded by the coding sequence ATGATAGAAGTGATTGATTGGACAGGAGCCGAAGCTACATCCCTAATAGAGAACGAAGAAAAAACAGTGTTATATGTATATACTCCAATGTGTGGAACATGCCAATTAGCAAAAAAGATGTTAACAGTCGTTGAGATGACAATTGAAGAGTTGAAAATTGGGATGTTAGATTTAAATTATGCTCCACATTTAGCAAAAGAGTATGGGATTGAAAGTGTACCTTGTTTACTTGTTTTTGAAAATGGGACACTGATGAAGAAGATATACGCATTTCATTCGGTTGAATATTTATATACGGAATTAAAGTAG
- the sufU gene encoding Fe-S cluster assembly sulfur transfer protein SufU, whose product MSFNNLDTLYRQVIMDHYKNPRNNGVLEDSVTVNLNNPTCGDRIQLTMKVEEGIVQEAKFEGEGCSISMSSASMMTQAVKGKKIEEALQLSKIFSDMMLGKEYDDSIDLGDIEALQGVCKFPARIKCATLAWKALEKGLNEDK is encoded by the coding sequence ATGTCATTTAATAATTTAGATACGTTATATCGTCAAGTTATTATGGATCATTATAAGAATCCTCGTAACAATGGCGTGTTAGAAGATAGTGTTACTGTTAACTTGAACAATCCAACTTGCGGCGATCGTATTCAACTTACGATGAAAGTAGAAGAAGGTATTGTGCAAGAGGCGAAGTTTGAAGGCGAAGGATGTTCAATCTCAATGTCTTCAGCTTCAATGATGACACAAGCAGTAAAAGGTAAGAAAATTGAAGAAGCACTTCAGCTTTCGAAAATTTTCTCTGACATGATGCTAGGAAAAGAGTACGATGACAGCATCGATTTAGGAGATATTGAAGCATTACAAGGCGTATGCAAGTTCCCTGCACGTATTAAATGTGCAACATTAGCGTGGAAAGCGTTAGAAAAGGGCTTAAACGAAGATAAGTAA